In a single window of the Neodiprion virginianus isolate iyNeoVirg1 chromosome 1, iyNeoVirg1.1, whole genome shotgun sequence genome:
- the LOC124298636 gene encoding peroxidase-like, with protein MAGSVATLAVLWISLQGMGFVAQPSTIDASRLPISMQNYLSFSAGFPSLTRRDELRMNSRRFLGGSSFPVIGPEAINSSIDFAEMLVDQMARLEANIAGAGISFSNDSPTHGQYAHWYPTMEAHKKSVSALVVVKASSYLAQNNCQRSGFRNERCARFISTLKMEDTVIGRNCANEHRIDCDGGSRYRTIDGTCNNLDNPRWGSVMTAYSRILFPNYADGIQALRRPERRGKELPGPRSVSTSISPSDNQETDSTKTLAVMQWTQFVANDVSHTPMRKMVTNNKPITCCRSNGFFLAPRHTHPDCAPISIPDNDPVYGKERIRCMNYVRSMPTVRPDCSFGPTEQVNQVTHFLDGSTVYGSTSKTARELRAFSDGLLRVSLKNGSEYLPTAVSEPASLCRDNGCYAAGDFRVNHVPHLAVMHTIWLREHNRIARELARLNPIWSDEIIFQEARRVVIAEIQHITYNEWLPVILGTNQTRYGHLFPVTANRASQLYDSRENPSITNEAATAVFRFMNSLVQGKLRMHDEARNVTGSLKLHEHFGKSKVIEDAGFLDSLIRGLTTQNSQKMDVKLVSDMTHKLHKTHGNLGLDSMSLDIQRGRDHGIPGYNHYREHCGLSLASTFDEFLDTIPIEVVEKLSMLYNHPNDVDLVVGGMAERPSHGGLLGPTLSCLVSEQFDTIRRSDRFFYNSVSQPHPFTGDQLHALRNVSLARIFCENGDNITSMQPHVFLKLQLGNELAPCDDYEAIPTVDLFAWAEKAKAYR; from the exons ATGGCCGGGTCTGTAGCGACCCTGGCCGTCCTATGGATATCGCTTCAAGGGATGGGCTTCGTCGCTCAACCGAGCACGATAGACGCTTCGAGACTGCCGATTTCCATGCAGAACTACCTCTCGTTCTCTGCCG GCTTCCCGTCACTTACGCGCCGAGATGAACTGAGGATGAACTCTCGAAGATTCCTTGGCGGCAGCTCGTTTCCGGTTATCGGTCCCGAGGCGATCAATTCGTCGATTGATTTCGCGGAAATGCTCGTCGACCAAATGGCGAGACTCGAGGCGAACATCGCCGGCGCTGGAATATCCTTTTCTAACGACTCTCCGACCCATGGTCAGTACGCGCATTGGTACCCGACGATGGAAGCTCACAAGAAGAGCGTCAGCGCTCTGGTCGTCGTCAAGGCGTCGTCTTACCTGGCCCAGAACAACTGCcagag GTCTGGATTTAGGAACGAAAGGTGCGCGCGGTTCATATCGACTTTGAAAATGGAGGACACGGTTATCGGAAGGAACTGCGCCAATGAGCACAGAATTGATTGCGACGGTGGCTCGAGGTACAGGACGATCGACGGTACCTGCAACAATTTGGATAATCCTAGATGGGGAAGCGTCATGACCGCCTATTCGAGGATCTTATTTCCAAACTACGCCGATG GTATCCAAGCGCTGAGACGCCCCGAGCGCAGAGGAAAGGAATTGCCCGGTCCAAGATCCGTCAGTACGTCGATCTCGCCAAGCGACAACCAGGAAACCGACTCGACAAAAACGCTCGCCGTTATGCAGTGGACTCAGTTTGTCGCGAACGACGTTTCCCACACCCCGATGCGCAAGATGG TCACAAACAACAAACCCATAACGTGCTGCCGGTCGAATGGATTCTTCCTGGCACCGCGTCACACGCATCCGGACTGCGCGCCGATTTCCATACCCGACAACGATCCCGTTTATGGCAAGGAACGGATCCGCTGCATGAATTACGTCCGTTCGATGCCGACCGTCAGGCCAGACTGCAGCTTTGGACCGACCGAGCAG GTGAATCAAGTGACCCACTTCTTGGACGGCTCGACGGTTTACGGTTCCACGTCGAAAACCGCTCGGGAACTCCGCGCCTTCAGTGACGGGCTTCTTCGAGTAAGCCTCAAAAACGGAAGCGAATATTTACCCACAGCTGTTTCGGAGCCTGCTTCTTTGTGTCGCGACAACGGTTGCTACGCGGCAG GCGACTTCAGAGTGAACCACGTACCTCACCTGGCAGTGATGCACACGATTTGGCTTCGCGAGCATAACAGAATTGCCAGGGAATTGGCGAGGCTGAACCCGATTTGGTCCGACGAGATTATCTTCCAGGAGGCTCGTCGCGTTGTCATCGCCGAAATTCAGCACATCACGTACAACGAATGGCTGCCGGTCATCCTTGGAACGAATCAGACTCGATACGGGCATCTGTTTCCCGTCACTGCCAACAGAGCTTCACAGCTCTACGATAGCCGGGAAAATCCGTCCATTACCAACGAAGCTGCGACAGCTGTTTTCCGTTTTATGAATTCCCTGGTCCAGGGAAAGCTGCG AATGCACGACGAGGCTCGCAATGTTACTGGCTCCCTGAAGCTGCACGAGCACTTCGGCAAGTCAAAAGTCATCGAGGATGCTGGTTTTCTCGACAGTCTGATTCGTGGACTAACGACCCAGAACTCCCAAAAAATGGATGTCAAACTTGTGTCAGAC ATGACCCACAAGCTGCACAAAACCCACGGCAATCTCGGTCTGGACTCGATGAGTCTGGATATCCAACGAGGCCGAGACCACGGAATTCCAGGCTACAATCACTACCGCGAGCACTGTGGCCTGTCACTGGCGTCAACTTTTGACGAATTCCTTGACACGATACCAATCGAG GTGGTCGAAAAGCTCAGTATGCTGTACAACCACCCTAACGACGTCGACCTCGTCGTCGGCGGCATGGCGGAGCGGCCCAGTCACGGGGGTCTTTTGGGCCCAACCTTGAGCTGCCTCGTTTCCGAGCAATTCGACACTATTCGTCGGTCCGATCGTTTCTTCTACAACTCGGTGTCGCAGCCTCACCCATTCACCGGAG ACCAATTACACGCTCTCCGCAATGTTTCCTTGGCTCGTATATTCTGCGAAAACGGTGACAACATCACCAGCATGCAGCCTCACGTTTTCCTCAAGCTTCAGCTTGG AAACGAGCTGGCGCCATGCGACGATTACGAAGCCATTCCAACCGTCGACCTATTTGCCTGGGCCGAGAAGGCCAAGGCTTACCGTTGA